One genomic window of Streptococcus mitis includes the following:
- a CDS encoding ParA family protein, which yields MKIITFAAIKGGVGKTTLTFNYGEWLARKGHKVLFIDLDHQCNLTQCYNIYESQNTIANAFKGGDVDIKHIKENVSLVPGSVRLDTVERDLENSDKKNMLLYLWLEDNYEKKKLGQFDYILIDCRPDFATATKNAVAVSHAIISPLTPSEFGYNAKFNLSTRLEAFRKDVIDYRTRESYITAELYFLANMIRPNYGSSRELLEALGLEAKEKGTDNLLGIVPAKELFNHSTIDKVSIADMKENSDLYQKHKKFFMELEETFSRIYDTI from the coding sequence ATGAAGATTATCACATTTGCTGCTATTAAAGGCGGTGTTGGAAAAACAACTTTGACATTTAATTATGGAGAATGGTTGGCTAGAAAAGGGCATAAGGTTCTCTTTATAGATTTAGACCATCAGTGTAATTTGACTCAATGCTACAATATTTACGAAAGTCAGAATACAATTGCGAATGCTTTCAAAGGAGGCGATGTGGATATTAAGCACATCAAGGAAAATGTTAGTCTCGTTCCAGGTTCGGTTCGGTTGGATACAGTGGAGCGAGATTTAGAGAACAGCGATAAGAAAAATATGCTCCTTTATCTTTGGTTAGAAGATAACTACGAAAAGAAGAAGTTGGGTCAGTTTGACTATATCTTGATTGATTGTAGACCAGACTTTGCGACAGCTACAAAAAATGCTGTTGCGGTCAGTCACGCTATTATTAGTCCCTTGACTCCTTCAGAGTTTGGTTATAATGCTAAATTCAATCTATCAACTCGATTAGAAGCTTTCAGGAAGGATGTAATCGATTATCGTACCAGAGAGTCTTACATTACTGCTGAGTTATATTTTCTAGCAAATATGATTCGACCAAACTATGGATCATCAAGAGAATTACTGGAAGCCCTTGGACTTGAAGCCAAAGAAAAGGGAACAGATAACCTTCTAGGGATTGTACCAGCAAAAGAGCTATTCAATCATTCCACGATTGATAAGGTCTCTATTGCAGATATGAAGGAGAATTCTGATCTTTATCAAAAACATAAAAAGTTTTTTATGGAGCTAGAGGAGACTTTTTCAAGAATTTATGATACAATATAA
- a CDS encoding VirD4-like conjugal transfer protein, CD1115 family, translated as MITEKKKRRLRPYLLLGIGLFYLFHWFFKLWLLAPDTDSVTDVFGFGKLNWMSDHLNDKSWIDFQFTPASLLIGMGGFLIAFLLYLRVSDTGTYRYGEEHGSARFATREELMRFRDEEPEKNMIFTQNSQMGLFNNRLSFENQINKNILVYGGTGDSKTRSAVKPNILQGNSSFVTTDTKGILIHETGKSLVEKGYKMKIFDLITFLNSDGFNVFRYIHNEMDIDRVAEAITESLNRNGHESDPFWPAANKLLMRSLIGYLYFDGKLDHYLPNLGQVTDMIRELRRNHPEAESPVELMFEDLERRSPGNYASRQWDLFNKNFDGQTRASVYAIFATTFSVFDHEQLRKIIEKDTLEIEKWNIEKTAVFIHIPEVDPAYQFLSALLFSTIFDVLIKTADAVILGDHPTKTKEDLLHLQVWADEFGQIGKIPNLPPIISVIRSREISIKMMVQSQSQIEVLYGKENTKTIINNCGAILYLGSNDLDTLKYLSERSGKQTLNDQNYSESRGRNASSSKQNSKIGRELLTPHEVATIGTTEALLFLSKQNVFRDQKFNLDTHPRAHLLSNGPNDDNWYRYKRYLSDIDEWKDQVGEENVIHIGIKEVEEVPLKVS; from the coding sequence GTGATTACAGAAAAGAAGAAACGGAGACTTAGACCGTATTTGTTGTTAGGAATTGGTCTATTCTACCTCTTTCATTGGTTCTTTAAACTATGGCTGTTGGCACCAGATACTGATTCAGTAACGGATGTATTTGGATTTGGAAAGCTTAACTGGATGAGCGATCATCTGAACGATAAGTCTTGGATCGATTTTCAATTTACTCCAGCTTCTTTATTAATTGGTATGGGCGGATTTTTGATTGCTTTTCTACTGTATTTGAGAGTATCTGATACGGGGACTTACCGCTATGGAGAAGAACATGGATCAGCTCGTTTTGCGACAAGAGAAGAGTTGATGAGATTCCGAGACGAAGAACCTGAAAAGAATATGATCTTTACTCAAAATAGTCAGATGGGACTATTTAATAACCGATTGAGCTTTGAAAATCAGATTAATAAAAATATTCTGGTGTATGGTGGTACAGGGGATTCAAAGACACGTAGTGCTGTAAAGCCGAATATTTTACAAGGAAACTCTAGTTTTGTGACTACAGATACCAAAGGAATTCTCATTCATGAAACAGGGAAATCACTTGTAGAAAAGGGTTATAAGATGAAGATTTTTGATCTGATTACTTTCTTGAATTCAGATGGCTTCAACGTTTTTAGATATATTCATAATGAAATGGATATAGACCGAGTGGCAGAGGCAATTACAGAGTCTCTCAACAGAAATGGTCATGAAAGTGATCCTTTTTGGCCTGCAGCAAATAAACTCTTGATGCGTTCTCTTATTGGCTATCTTTATTTTGATGGTAAGCTCGATCACTATCTGCCTAATTTAGGGCAGGTTACAGATATGATTCGAGAATTGAGACGGAATCATCCAGAAGCGGAGAGTCCTGTTGAATTGATGTTTGAAGACCTGGAAAGAAGGAGCCCAGGAAATTATGCTAGTAGGCAGTGGGATCTATTCAATAAAAACTTTGATGGCCAAACACGGGCTTCTGTTTATGCTATCTTTGCAACAACCTTCTCAGTATTTGATCATGAGCAACTAAGAAAGATTATTGAAAAGGATACACTCGAGATTGAAAAATGGAATATTGAGAAGACAGCAGTTTTTATTCATATTCCAGAAGTGGATCCAGCTTATCAGTTCTTATCTGCCCTTCTTTTTAGTACCATTTTTGATGTGCTAATAAAAACTGCAGATGCAGTTATTTTAGGCGATCATCCAACAAAGACCAAGGAAGATTTATTGCATCTACAGGTGTGGGCGGATGAGTTTGGTCAGATTGGGAAGATTCCTAATTTACCACCAATTATCTCAGTGATTCGTTCTCGAGAGATTTCTATCAAGATGATGGTACAATCTCAAAGTCAGATTGAAGTGCTGTATGGTAAAGAAAATACAAAGACGATTATCAATAACTGTGGTGCTATTCTTTATTTAGGTTCCAATGACTTAGACACGCTTAAGTACCTATCTGAGCGATCAGGGAAGCAAACTTTGAATGATCAGAATTATAGTGAGAGCAGAGGAAGAAATGCCAGCAGTTCTAAGCAGAACTCTAAAATTGGTCGGGAATTGTTAACACCGCATGAGGTGGCCACGATTGGAACAACAGAAGCCCTACTCTTTCTATCCAAACAAAATGTTTTTCGGGATCAAAAATTTAACCTGGACACGCATCCAAGAGCCCATCTCTTAAGTAATGGACCGAATGATGACAACTGGTATCGATACAAGCGCTATCTGAGCGATATTGATGAGTGGAAAGACCAGGTTGGGGAAGAAAATGTCATTCATATTGGGATTAAGGAAGTTGAGGAAGTGCCTCTTAAAGTAAGTTAG
- a CDS encoding plasmid mobilization protein produces MIQKKIRLTEEEARFISTKVAESGMPNFNAFARIMLIMGEVKILKFEELKELRKEINRIGVNINQVAKKVNEDDQASLNELSQIIELQKYLKDTVSQFIQKQENQTKEQERWL; encoded by the coding sequence ATGATTCAGAAAAAAATTCGTTTAACGGAAGAAGAGGCACGGTTTATTTCAACAAAGGTTGCAGAATCTGGAATGCCAAATTTTAATGCCTTTGCCCGAATTATGTTGATTATGGGCGAGGTCAAAATTTTAAAATTTGAAGAGTTGAAAGAGTTACGTAAGGAAATAAATCGGATAGGGGTCAATATTAATCAGGTCGCAAAAAAGGTAAACGAAGATGACCAGGCTAGCCTAAATGAATTGAGTCAGATTATTGAATTGCAGAAATATTTGAAAGATACAGTCAGTCAATTTATCCAAAAACAGGAAAATCAAACAAAGGAACAAGAGCGATGGTTGTAA
- a CDS encoding Fic family protein, which translates to MDLITRLLAEREGKVHGGIYDITQKRFAYNSNRIEGSRLTEEQTSLIYETKTIANIDAKGIKIDDLVEMNNHFKCFDYILDTVNEPLTEDYIKTLHRILKSGTSSEYNPIAPVGRYKVLQNEVGKIATASVEQTEDEMLSLIIGYSLKQQKDLNYLTRFHAQFERIHPFADGNGRIGRLLLYKQCLKEGITPFIVDDTNKATYYSALEAFQVHDNRQPLFDYFQSEQLFYTNYLKNKGFEGAINDEKEGDFIKKSDKF; encoded by the coding sequence ATGGATTTAATTACAAGGCTCTTAGCAGAGAGAGAAGGAAAAGTACACGGTGGTATTTATGATATTACACAGAAACGCTTTGCTTATAATTCTAACCGAATTGAAGGAAGTCGTCTGACAGAAGAGCAGACTAGCTTAATTTATGAGACAAAGACTATCGCAAATATTGATGCAAAAGGAATCAAAATTGATGATTTGGTAGAAATGAATAATCATTTTAAATGTTTTGATTATATTTTAGATACCGTTAATGAGCCACTAACAGAGGACTATATTAAAACCCTGCATCGTATTCTAAAAAGTGGCACCAGTTCTGAGTATAATCCGATAGCTCCAGTTGGTCGTTATAAAGTGTTGCAAAATGAGGTAGGAAAAATTGCGACAGCTTCTGTTGAGCAGACTGAAGATGAGATGCTTTCATTGATAATTGGCTATAGCTTAAAACAGCAGAAAGATTTGAACTACTTAACAAGATTTCATGCACAATTTGAAAGGATTCATCCTTTCGCAGATGGCAATGGTCGAATTGGTCGATTACTTTTGTATAAACAGTGCTTGAAGGAAGGAATTACCCCCTTTATTGTGGATGATACGAATAAGGCAACTTACTATTCAGCACTCGAAGCCTTTCAGGTTCACGATAACAGACAGCCATTATTTGATTATTTCCAATCGGAGCAACTTTTTTATACGAATTATCTTAAAAATAAAGGATTTGAAGGAGCTATCAATGATGAAAAAGAGGGAGACTTCATAAAAAAGTCAGATAAATTCTAA
- a CDS encoding DUF3801 domain-containing protein: MEQEQVVAQLGRATLVTGEIILKGLFLVSSKAVEIYQARGENVVFTGDTDWNKFMATADAKEVQQLLHNEVNLEAVRKELGQYGIGFSFYTHPDGKTTLAFNAKDKGVVEQAFKDVLEGITRDPKGFNERNLKNGKTTSFEEKLQHFKAVEQEKISSLQVNIHTKEFVLPENIEPQIGGKMK, translated from the coding sequence ATGGAACAAGAACAAGTGGTAGCCCAATTAGGACGGGCAACTCTTGTGACAGGAGAAATCATCTTAAAAGGACTCTTCCTGGTGAGCTCTAAGGCAGTTGAAATTTATCAAGCCAGAGGGGAGAATGTAGTCTTTACTGGTGATACAGACTGGAATAAATTTATGGCAACGGCAGATGCTAAAGAAGTCCAGCAATTACTACATAATGAAGTCAATCTCGAGGCAGTTCGAAAAGAACTAGGCCAATACGGGATTGGCTTTTCTTTTTATACTCATCCAGATGGAAAGACAACTCTTGCTTTTAATGCAAAAGATAAAGGTGTGGTCGAACAAGCCTTTAAGGATGTCCTAGAAGGTATCACAAGAGATCCTAAAGGATTCAATGAGCGAAACCTTAAAAATGGGAAAACAACTTCTTTTGAAGAGAAATTGCAACATTTCAAAGCAGTGGAACAAGAGAAAATTTCTTCCCTCCAGGTAAATATTCATACGAAGGAGTTTGTTCTTCCAGAAAATATCGAACCACAGATTGGAGGAAAAATGAAGTGA
- a CDS encoding helical hairpin domain-containing protein gives MVVTKVLQIKGVASLGRSTKYIEDEAKTVELTDTKSLNNALRYIENPSKTSFLEQDEQFEFPAVVKDGRVVKQLVSTYGITDASTATEEFLLTKKNAAQRAGTKERSDIHNPNRVLAHHIIQSFSPEDDLTPQEIHEIGRKTILELTGGQHEFVIATHMDKGHIHNHIIFNSTNSVTLKKFRWQKNTARSLFNISNKYSDLAGAKILKERLWTNRKTYHAYRKKNSFRYEIKSRLDFLLKHSTSLEDFKIKARALNLEVDTSGKEIKYRLTDRDQTRNVRDRTLSKKGNYSLEKISEKVVANEVTFSVDEIKSEYEKMVAEREDDFEMRITVEEWQVMEETKNGIYLEMEFGIRNKGTILIPAHQIEKAEDGSYEIFIRKNDFYYFVNPEHADKNRYMKGETVASQLSYDNGEMIVRKNPKISSLDQLVREYNYLSAHGVTEGQQFDELLNRFEEELEEVDNLLDKLDQRLGELNKIQSAFLALESSDPQESKLAISILKDLRVDPSTRKSEIDKLVKEVTFERQALYQRVETITKDYKLHQDIEKNVEQRKERESFL, from the coding sequence ATGGTTGTAACAAAGGTTCTTCAAATAAAGGGTGTAGCTTCTTTAGGACGATCTACAAAATATATTGAGGATGAAGCTAAGACGGTCGAGCTGACTGATACGAAAAGTTTAAATAATGCTTTACGCTATATCGAGAATCCATCTAAAACGAGTTTTTTAGAACAAGATGAACAGTTTGAATTTCCAGCAGTGGTTAAAGATGGCCGAGTAGTCAAGCAACTGGTATCTACTTATGGAATTACAGACGCTAGCACAGCGACAGAAGAATTTCTTTTGACAAAAAAGAATGCTGCTCAGCGAGCAGGGACAAAAGAACGATCTGACATTCACAATCCGAATCGGGTTTTGGCTCACCACATCATCCAATCATTTTCTCCTGAAGATGATTTGACTCCACAAGAAATTCATGAGATTGGTCGAAAAACAATTTTAGAATTAACTGGTGGACAACATGAATTTGTCATAGCGACTCACATGGATAAGGGGCACATTCACAATCACATCATTTTCAATTCCACTAATTCTGTTACATTAAAAAAGTTTCGTTGGCAGAAAAATACTGCTAGAAGCTTATTTAATATTTCAAACAAGTATTCTGATTTGGCTGGAGCTAAAATTCTCAAGGAGAGATTATGGACTAATCGAAAAACCTATCATGCCTATCGCAAAAAAAATTCTTTTCGCTATGAAATTAAATCACGCTTAGATTTTCTTTTGAAACATTCAACCTCTTTAGAGGATTTTAAGATTAAGGCACGAGCTTTAAATCTTGAAGTTGATACTTCAGGGAAGGAAATAAAATATCGTCTGACTGATCGGGATCAAACAAGAAATGTGAGGGATCGTACACTGTCCAAAAAAGGAAATTATTCTTTAGAGAAAATTTCTGAGAAAGTGGTTGCTAACGAGGTGACCTTCTCTGTCGATGAAATTAAATCTGAATATGAAAAAATGGTGGCGGAACGAGAAGATGATTTTGAAATGAGAATCACAGTTGAAGAATGGCAGGTGATGGAAGAAACAAAGAATGGGATCTATCTTGAAATGGAATTTGGGATTAGAAATAAGGGAACTATTCTGATTCCTGCTCATCAGATTGAAAAAGCAGAAGATGGATCTTATGAAATTTTTATCAGAAAAAATGATTTCTACTATTTTGTTAATCCTGAACACGCTGATAAGAATCGGTACATGAAGGGAGAAACAGTTGCTTCCCAGTTGTCATATGATAATGGAGAAATGATTGTCCGAAAAAATCCGAAAATCTCCAGTTTGGATCAGCTTGTTCGTGAATACAATTATCTATCTGCTCATGGAGTGACAGAAGGACAGCAATTTGATGAATTGTTAAATCGTTTTGAAGAAGAACTAGAAGAAGTAGATAACTTGCTTGATAAATTAGATCAACGCTTGGGTGAGCTTAATAAAATTCAGTCTGCATTTCTTGCATTGGAATCAAGTGATCCTCAGGAATCGAAGTTAGCTATTTCCATTCTGAAAGATCTGAGAGTAGATCCTAGCACTCGAAAATCTGAAATCGATAAACTTGTTAAGGAGGTGACTTTTGAGCGCCAAGCTTTATATCAACGAGTAGAAACAATTACAAAAGATTATAAGTTACATCAAGACATTGAGAAAAATGTGGAACAGCGAAAGGAAAGAGAATCTTTTTTGTAA
- a CDS encoding PBECR4 domain-containing protein, with translation MVLSKEEAKRLSIISVAEQLGMELKRTGSHSYNWVEHDSFVIDTKKNEFYWNSRTEFGDVIQLVQTIRGVSYKEAMHFLETGEFKAVDVEAQTATKEPFSYHLERYERQDFSASRRYLKAQRGLSDDTINFFISQGSIAEAIRKKGDYFEPVIVFKYKDNTGFLAGASLQGIVENREHYPERGRLKQIMRNSDGQLGFSIDIGTPKRLIFAEAPIDLMSYYELHKDRLQDVRLVAMDGVKEGIISRRFMELYAEINDKSYQVNQNTGKALETVARTTNYFKDGQNQDMITLAVDNDMAGYKFITSLQEKGIPVQIAIPPIVQRYQEKEDWNDFLKGGNNTPKELAHVYTVDEKSWYYQGFFEKKLALGKAQELTTQDVKAFVSDRQLTKEEVRQEYQTIINQERGRKDSMSKLYENSSEHEEDLVNKLLSKQKNQDEGVLEDNQNSVLNIDTSNLSPEDAEWLKQNWHNISFSVEPKKQMVIDADKTVTYEKPSDPVGDTYKAQEENQSKEKAPESSQEQMNDRTSGGTGSLQPKAEGSTLPVLETSTFEQTVTSHPTSSYPYLQFSTNYDKVQRRIANYHPITPADLRRLNQYAPSIQSTAFWYLNEVANSKISFIYADHGEENVLQVTFQKDNFIHLSGIRPYEEGKGAENFLDDIANGQGHFDGILVSNSIKDKLQVLPMLRDILDPQSFVLDDLSSVEKLHNLNMSEAIKAKDEDFLLLFKDIGNEKIPASLMKLKGELATNVKSLDEKIILGVYRERDGHIEQLSINEEYVQDGGEKMLSVLKNKQYEELSKEKTTYNVRLQWAEKHKDGPILPFSEAELVDYQSFATELYKQNNIYYDKHHVSVSDRMNQVEGASYTPITKVQFALYSPDGELIQDSIRYNIGEEINPIAHKERLGTREMREHPELMKIDGALFNQYHLERLASELDISQFSYALEDALYADQLLSQLPFGDLENSPIGFTDSSHDSRLGFISFDGMDSVEVENLSTWFEKLGVKDSPMEQVVLVEKWQKEVNDLSEKVEQTIANVREEFEKLQVKDSQETLDNRYEKIYQYNRKDERDRDLDGDGISNSDEMLQGTDPYNGASNHHKKQEDRERRTDVEAETGAIITDAIATKSSEQTISQLVANKDTKALAEHLKEGMKNYLDSEQFKSFLDTMSKFHNYSLNNIHLLKMQNPNVSQVASFNKWKTDFDRTVKKGSKALKIWVPYQVKTSIPVHQKELDFTPAENEMGEKEVTVTRFKLGNVFDVSQTEGKELPKAIHELTGDVKDYEDLYRAAKAVSMDNQVPISFEEIKRESTNGYYSPDENRIVISKGLKGQEQILKTIFHEMAHADLHRGSNAQYGDDQYRKQELQAESVAYVVANHFGFDTSSYSFGYLAIWAKDKNGFEDMVEQLQVVQKEAKSLIDRMDAKLELVKNKTVTKDKFADKLQQAKEKSEQLGNQKAEAVKQVEEKKSLSNPR, from the coding sequence ATGGTGTTAAGCAAAGAAGAAGCCAAAAGATTATCTATTATTTCTGTTGCAGAACAACTAGGTATGGAGTTAAAGCGTACAGGGAGCCATAGCTATAACTGGGTAGAACATGATTCCTTTGTAATAGATACAAAGAAAAATGAATTTTATTGGAACTCAAGAACTGAATTTGGAGATGTCATTCAGTTAGTTCAAACCATACGAGGTGTTTCTTACAAGGAAGCGATGCATTTTTTAGAAACTGGAGAATTTAAGGCAGTCGATGTAGAAGCTCAGACGGCCACAAAAGAACCTTTTAGCTATCACTTGGAAAGATATGAGCGTCAGGATTTCAGCGCCTCTAGAAGATATTTGAAGGCACAGAGAGGCCTTTCAGATGATACGATTAACTTCTTTATTAGCCAAGGGAGTATAGCGGAAGCAATCCGAAAAAAAGGAGACTATTTTGAGCCTGTGATTGTCTTTAAGTATAAGGACAACACAGGCTTTTTAGCTGGAGCGAGTCTTCAGGGAATAGTAGAGAATCGGGAGCACTATCCTGAACGTGGACGACTAAAACAAATTATGAGAAATTCAGACGGACAACTAGGATTTTCAATTGATATCGGAACACCAAAACGTTTGATCTTTGCGGAAGCTCCAATCGATCTAATGAGCTACTATGAGCTTCATAAAGATAGGCTTCAGGATGTCCGCTTAGTAGCTATGGATGGAGTAAAAGAAGGAATCATTAGTAGACGGTTTATGGAATTGTATGCAGAGATAAATGATAAATCCTATCAAGTCAATCAGAATACTGGAAAAGCTCTAGAAACTGTCGCTAGAACAACGAACTATTTTAAAGATGGTCAGAATCAAGATATGATTACGCTGGCTGTAGATAATGATATGGCTGGCTATAAATTTATAACTAGTCTGCAGGAAAAGGGGATTCCAGTACAGATTGCGATTCCACCTATCGTTCAGAGATACCAGGAGAAGGAAGATTGGAATGACTTTCTGAAGGGAGGGAATAACACTCCTAAAGAGTTAGCACATGTTTATACAGTAGATGAAAAGTCTTGGTATTACCAGGGCTTTTTTGAGAAGAAACTAGCTCTTGGAAAAGCGCAAGAGCTAACTACACAGGATGTAAAAGCCTTTGTGTCAGATAGACAATTGACAAAGGAAGAAGTCCGTCAAGAATATCAAACAATCATTAATCAAGAAAGAGGGAGAAAAGATAGTATGTCGAAATTGTATGAGAATAGCAGTGAACATGAAGAAGATTTAGTAAATAAGTTACTGTCCAAACAAAAAAATCAAGATGAAGGAGTTCTTGAAGATAATCAGAATTCTGTATTGAACATAGATACTAGCAATTTATCTCCAGAAGATGCGGAATGGCTGAAGCAGAACTGGCATAATATTAGCTTCTCGGTAGAACCTAAAAAACAGATGGTCATTGATGCAGATAAAACAGTGACCTACGAAAAACCTTCCGATCCTGTTGGAGATACTTATAAAGCGCAGGAAGAAAATCAGAGTAAAGAAAAAGCTCCTGAAAGTTCTCAGGAGCAAATGAATGACAGGACCAGTGGTGGCACGGGTTCTTTACAGCCTAAAGCTGAAGGCAGTACCTTACCTGTACTTGAAACAAGTACCTTTGAGCAAACTGTTACCAGTCACCCGACATCATCCTATCCTTACTTACAGTTTAGCACAAATTATGATAAAGTGCAACGGAGAATAGCGAATTATCATCCGATTACACCAGCGGATTTAAGACGATTAAATCAATATGCGCCGTCTATACAAAGTACAGCGTTCTGGTATTTAAATGAAGTAGCTAACAGTAAGATTAGCTTTATTTATGCGGATCATGGAGAGGAAAATGTGCTTCAGGTGACTTTTCAAAAGGATAACTTTATCCATCTTTCAGGGATTAGACCTTATGAAGAGGGAAAGGGAGCGGAAAATTTCCTAGATGATATTGCAAATGGTCAGGGACATTTTGACGGTATATTGGTTAGTAATTCAATTAAGGATAAATTGCAGGTTCTTCCCATGTTGCGAGATATTTTAGATCCACAATCTTTTGTTTTAGATGATTTGAGTAGTGTTGAAAAGCTACACAATCTCAATATGAGTGAAGCTATTAAAGCAAAAGATGAAGATTTCTTACTACTGTTTAAAGATATTGGGAACGAAAAAATTCCAGCCTCTCTTATGAAACTCAAGGGAGAGCTTGCAACTAATGTTAAATCGTTGGATGAAAAGATTATCCTCGGTGTTTACAGAGAAAGGGATGGACACATTGAGCAACTCTCAATTAATGAGGAATATGTTCAAGATGGTGGCGAGAAAATGTTATCTGTCTTAAAAAATAAGCAGTATGAAGAACTCTCAAAAGAAAAGACGACCTACAATGTCCGACTTCAATGGGCAGAAAAGCATAAAGATGGGCCAATTTTACCTTTTAGTGAAGCAGAGTTGGTTGATTATCAGTCTTTTGCAACAGAGCTATATAAGCAGAATAATATCTATTACGACAAACATCATGTGAGTGTAAGTGATCGAATGAACCAGGTAGAAGGTGCTTCCTATACACCTATTACAAAGGTTCAATTTGCTTTATACAGTCCTGACGGTGAACTGATTCAGGATAGCATCCGTTACAATATTGGTGAGGAGATTAATCCAATCGCTCATAAAGAAAGACTTGGAACACGAGAAATGCGAGAGCATCCAGAGTTGATGAAGATAGATGGGGCATTATTCAATCAGTATCATCTGGAGAGATTGGCGAGTGAGTTAGATATTTCTCAGTTCAGTTACGCTTTGGAAGATGCTCTTTATGCAGATCAACTTCTATCCCAACTCCCGTTTGGAGATTTGGAAAATAGTCCAATTGGATTTACAGATAGTAGTCATGATAGTCGTCTAGGATTTATTTCTTTTGATGGAATGGATAGTGTTGAGGTCGAAAATCTATCTACTTGGTTTGAGAAGTTGGGAGTTAAGGATTCTCCAATGGAACAAGTAGTTCTTGTAGAAAAATGGCAAAAAGAAGTGAATGATTTATCAGAAAAAGTTGAACAAACTATTGCCAATGTTCGAGAAGAATTTGAAAAATTACAAGTCAAAGATTCGCAAGAGACACTAGATAATCGATACGAAAAAATTTATCAGTATAACCGAAAAGATGAGAGGGATCGTGATTTGGATGGTGATGGTATTTCCAATTCTGATGAGATGTTGCAGGGAACAGATCCATACAACGGTGCTTCTAACCATCATAAAAAACAGGAAGATAGAGAAAGAAGGACAGATGTTGAAGCTGAAACTGGAGCTATTATAACCGATGCAATTGCTACTAAAAGTTCAGAACAAACCATTTCTCAGTTAGTCGCAAATAAAGATACAAAAGCTTTAGCTGAACACTTGAAAGAGGGAATGAAGAACTATTTAGATTCAGAACAGTTTAAATCATTCTTGGATACGATGAGTAAGTTTCACAACTACTCACTCAACAATATTCATTTGCTGAAGATGCAAAATCCTAATGTTTCTCAAGTTGCTAGTTTCAATAAATGGAAAACAGATTTTGATAGAACAGTTAAAAAGGGTTCAAAAGCTCTGAAGATTTGGGTTCCTTACCAAGTGAAAACAAGCATCCCTGTTCATCAAAAAGAGTTAGATTTTACCCCAGCTGAAAATGAAATGGGAGAGAAGGAAGTCACTGTTACTCGATTTAAGTTAGGGAATGTCTTTGATGTATCTCAAACAGAAGGAAAAGAATTGCCAAAAGCAATTCATGAATTGACTGGAGATGTTAAAGATTATGAAGATTTGTACCGAGCAGCAAAAGCTGTTTCAATGGATAATCAGGTTCCTATCAGTTTTGAAGAAATTAAAAGAGAGAGCACAAATGGTTATTACTCTCCAGATGAAAATCGAATTGTTATTTCAAAAGGATTAAAGGGTCAAGAACAGATTTTAAAAACCATTTTTCATGAAATGGCTCATGCAGATTTACATAGAGGAAGCAATGCCCAATATGGGGATGACCAATATCGTAAGCAAGAATTACAAGCTGAAAGTGTCGCTTATGTCGTGGCTAATCATTTTGGTTTTGATACGAGTAGCTACAGTTTTGGCTATTTGGCTATTTGGGCAAAAGATAAAAATGGTTTTGAAGATATGGTAGAACAACTGCAGGTTGTTCAGAAGGAAGCAAAAAGTTTGATTGATCGGATGGATGCTAAGTTAGAATTAGTGAAAAATAAAACTGTGACGAAAGATAAGTTTGCTGATAAACTCCAACAGGCAAAAGAAAAATCTGAGCAGTTGGGGAATCAAAAGGCGGAGGCTGTAAAGCAGGTGGAAGAAAAAAAGTCCCTGAGCAACCCTCGATAA